A genomic region of Oryza glaberrima chromosome 1, OglaRS2, whole genome shotgun sequence contains the following coding sequences:
- the LOC127777108 gene encoding probable WRKY transcription factor 65, translated as MAAGEEVMDRSTSAEDGYCSAGTDSPRAESVDEQGAAEESSPRGGQKRELPSPSASPSSPLPPAAKRSRRSVEKRVVSVPIAECGDRPKGAGEGPPPSDSWAWRKYGQKPIKGSPYPRGYYRCSSSKGCPARKQVERSRADPTVLLVTYSFEHNHPWPQPKSSSCHASKSSPRSTAPKPEPAADGQQPEPAENESSASAELEVPEPEPEQESEPVVKQEEEQKEEQKAVVEPAAVTTTVAPAPAVEEEDENFDFGWIDQYHPTWHRSYAPLLPPEEWERELQGDDALFAGLGELPECAVVFGRRRELGLAATAPCS; from the exons atggcggccGGAGAGGAGGTGATGGATCGGTCGACGTCGGCCGAGGACGGGTACTGCAGCGCCGGCACGGACTCGCCGCGGGCGGAGTCCGTCGACGAGCAAGGGGCCGCCGAGGAGTCGTCGCCCCGGGGAGGGCAGAAGCGGGAGCTCCCCTCGCCGTCGGCTTCGCCGTCGTCCCCGCTGCCACCTGCCGCGAAGCGCAG CCGGAGGTCAGTGGAGAAGCGGGTGGTGTCCGTGCCGATCGCGGAGTGCGGCGACCGGCCGAAGGGCGCCGGGGaggggccgccgccgtcggactCGTGGGCCTGGCGCAAGTACGGCCAGAAGCCCATCAAGGGCTCTCCCTACCCAAG GGGGTACTACAGGTGCAGTAGCTCCAAGGGGTGTCCGGCGAGGAAGCAGGTGGAGCGCAGCCGCGCCGACCCCACCGTGCTGCTCGTCACCTACTCCTTCGAGCACAACCACCCGTGGCCGCAGCCCAAGAGCAGCAGCTGCCACGCGAGCAAGTCGTCTCCCCGGTCGACGGCGCCAAAGCCTGAGCCGGCGGCTGACGGACAGCAGCCCGAGCCAGCGGAGAACgagtcgtcggcgtcggcggagcTGGAGGtaccggagccggagccggagcaggAATCTGAGCCGGTTGtgaagcaggaggaggagcagaaggAGGAACAGAAGGCTGTGGTTGAGCCGGCGGCGGTCACAAccacggtggcgccggcgccggcggtcgaggaggaggatgagaacTTCGACTTCGGATGGATCGACCAGTACCACCCGACGTGGCACCGGTCGTacgcgccgctgctgccgccggaggAGTGGGAGCGCGAGCTGCAAGGGGACGACGCGCTGTTCGCGGGGCTCGGCGAGCTCCCGGAGTGCGCCGTCGTGTTCGGCCGCCGGCGCGAGCTCGGCCTGGCGGCCACCGCGCCGTGCTCCTGA